The following coding sequences lie in one Methanobacterium alcaliphilum genomic window:
- a CDS encoding 4'-phosphopantetheinyl transferase family protein, whose product MMLYYMDVSGLDLYKIESHVSPERIKKSNQYIHQKDKKLSIGVEILLRYALGKIGVFDPVFDIDKYDKPYLKNYPDIFFNLSHSEYYVACVVSDSPVGVDIEYIHDIDLNIAENYFYSNEYDYIINNKFKKKAFFELWVLKESYMKMTGLGFRLPLDDFCIEINDEIKLSHNGNTSKFGIWEICNGGYMLGVCSKKSVSEPILIQLTDVEKKMEMKKEI is encoded by the coding sequence ATGATGTTATATTACATGGATGTTTCTGGGCTTGATTTGTATAAAATCGAGAGTCATGTTTCTCCTGAGAGGATAAAAAAATCCAACCAGTACATCCACCAAAAGGACAAAAAATTGTCTATAGGTGTCGAAATTTTACTTAGATATGCTTTAGGCAAAATAGGTGTTTTTGATCCAGTATTTGATATAGATAAATATGATAAACCATATCTAAAAAATTATCCTGATATTTTTTTTAATTTATCACATTCTGAATATTATGTGGCCTGTGTTGTTTCTGATTCTCCTGTTGGTGTGGATATTGAATATATCCATGATATAGATTTAAATATAGCAGAAAATTATTTTTATAGTAATGAATATGACTACATTATAAATAATAAGTTTAAAAAAAAGGCTTTTTTTGAATTATGGGTTTTAAAAGAAAGTTATATGAAAATGACAGGATTAGGATTTAGATTACCACTTGATGATTTCTGTATTGAGATCAATGATGAAATAAAATTGTCACATAATGGGAATACCAGTAAATTTGGAATATGGGAAATTTGTAATGGTGGATATATGCTAGGTGTATGCTCAAAAAAAAGTGTCAGTGAGCCTATTTTAATACAATTAACTGATGTTGAAAAAAAGATGGAAATGAAAAAGGAGATCTAA
- a CDS encoding DUF763 domain-containing protein, protein MKRKGIANLPLHGGHPPRWLFSRMIKLAGGISEVIIDEYGSDELLRRLSNPFWFQAFSCVLGFDWHSSGTTTTTCGALKIALKWEEHGILVAGGKGKNSRKTPQEILDSQNLFSISTKKIEKMVQSSRISAKIDNSCIQDGYQLYQHNFFLNEKGNWAVVQQGMNNFNNYARRYHWLGEEVDTYIEEPHSAISCDSCEKKVLNMTATGSDDARQISVDLICDNPDHIRKYFRYKGGVQMLISDFSNDYQELNMPNHHPVLDMDLSDNEFEVLKQAWEIQPENYEELILLKGLGPKKIRALALISDLVFGKPASWKDPVKYSFTHGGKDGFPYPVDREVYDNSINTLKEALDQSQLENKQKISAIKRLEDFLNE, encoded by the coding sequence ATGAAACGGAAAGGCATAGCTAACTTACCTTTACATGGAGGGCATCCTCCTAGATGGCTATTTAGTCGGATGATTAAACTGGCTGGTGGGATAAGTGAGGTCATAATAGATGAATATGGGAGTGATGAACTCCTGCGACGTTTATCTAATCCTTTTTGGTTTCAAGCATTTTCCTGTGTTCTTGGATTTGACTGGCATTCATCAGGCACTACTACAACTACTTGTGGTGCTCTTAAAATTGCTTTAAAATGGGAAGAGCACGGCATTTTAGTAGCAGGTGGAAAAGGAAAAAATTCACGAAAAACTCCTCAAGAAATTCTAGATTCTCAAAATTTATTTTCTATTAGCACTAAAAAAATTGAAAAAATGGTTCAATCCAGTCGTATTTCTGCAAAAATTGATAATTCATGTATACAGGATGGATATCAACTTTATCAACACAACTTTTTTTTAAATGAAAAGGGCAATTGGGCAGTAGTCCAACAGGGAATGAATAACTTCAATAATTATGCCCGCCGTTATCACTGGTTAGGAGAAGAAGTTGATACTTATATTGAAGAACCTCATTCAGCCATATCTTGTGATTCTTGTGAAAAAAAAGTCCTTAATATGACCGCAACAGGCAGTGATGATGCTCGACAAATTAGTGTTGATTTGATCTGTGATAATCCGGATCATATTCGGAAATATTTCAGATATAAAGGTGGGGTGCAAATGCTTATTTCGGATTTTTCAAATGATTATCAAGAACTTAATATGCCTAATCATCATCCTGTTTTGGATATGGATTTAAGTGATAATGAGTTTGAGGTTTTAAAACAAGCATGGGAAATACAACCTGAAAATTATGAAGAATTAATTCTATTAAAAGGCCTAGGACCAAAAAAAATTAGGGCACTTGCTTTAATATCTGATTTAGTCTTTGGAAAACCCGCCAGCTGGAAAGATCCAGTTAAATATAGCTTCACCCATGGGGGCAAAGATGGATTTCCTTATCCTGTAGATAGGGAAGTTTATGATAATTCCATAAATACTTTAAAAGAAGCGCTTGATCAATCTCAACTAGAAAATAAACAAAAAATAAGTGCAATTAAGCGTTTAGAAGATTTTTTAAATGAATAA
- a CDS encoding CPBP family intramembrane glutamic endopeptidase: MTEAVLERGQLKKELYTFLIITFAATYILQLGIYAIAGPLSYTSPLWSVALSASMFMPAIVAIFCMAYFKSHALTTETKIIFTFFLVYVVLFLFESFFPPIIGSIMGKPLLSGIVGVLGILTLIVLNLKKKWRDGLKLSKLYFGKNIKYYIILPLIFSVILIITPILYYISGLGSPATEFNLYMFFNTWMPSLILFFFILWPSYFGEEYGWRFYLQDRLFPLLGGYNGVLILGIIWGLWHSVLIVLGHNYPGYPILGNVLMILYCIVLGTIFSYAVLKTGSIWIAVILHLINNKTAPVATSFIANSDNLILGSVIGTVLLAVFVVVLLKSKVWKMINLPVNGK; encoded by the coding sequence TTGACTGAAGCAGTTTTAGAAAGGGGACAACTTAAAAAAGAATTATATACATTTTTAATTATCACTTTTGCAGCTACTTATATTCTTCAATTAGGTATTTATGCCATTGCGGGTCCTTTATCATATACATCTCCATTGTGGAGTGTGGCACTTTCAGCTTCCATGTTCATGCCAGCCATAGTTGCCATATTCTGTATGGCATACTTCAAATCCCATGCCTTAACTACAGAAACAAAAATTATATTCACATTTTTCCTGGTATATGTAGTTCTATTCCTTTTTGAAAGCTTTTTCCCACCAATTATAGGGAGCATAATGGGTAAACCGCTCCTTTCAGGTATTGTTGGTGTTTTAGGAATTTTAACTCTAATCGTGCTGAACTTGAAAAAGAAATGGAGAGATGGTTTAAAGCTCTCAAAATTATACTTTGGAAAAAATATCAAATATTACATTATTTTACCACTCATTTTTTCTGTAATACTCATTATAACTCCTATTCTTTATTATATCTCTGGATTAGGCTCTCCAGCCACAGAATTTAACCTTTACATGTTCTTTAACACCTGGATGCCCAGTTTAATTTTGTTTTTCTTCATATTATGGCCCTCCTATTTTGGAGAAGAATACGGGTGGAGATTCTACCTCCAAGACAGACTATTTCCACTTTTAGGAGGTTATAATGGTGTTTTAATACTTGGTATCATATGGGGATTATGGCACAGTGTGCTCATAGTGTTGGGACATAATTATCCAGGATACCCTATCCTTGGAAATGTATTAATGATTCTTTATTGCATTGTTCTGGGCACTATTTTTAGTTACGCTGTTTTAAAGACTGGAAGTATCTGGATTGCGGTAATACTACATTTAATTAATAATAAAACCGCTCCCGTGGCAACATCATTCATTGCAAATTCTGATAATCTTATCCTGGGTTCTGTTATTGGAACCGTGCTTTTAGCAGTGTTTGTAGTGGTACTTTTAAAGTCTAAAGTTTGGAAAATGATAAACCTGCCAGTTAACGGGAAATAA
- a CDS encoding methanogen output domain 1-containing protein, translating to MVSARVLVVEDESIVALGIKHKLENMGHNVVKMVASGEDAINAAKEHRPDIILMDIVLKGDMDGIEAAQLIHDELDIPIIYLTAYADEEMLMRARVTEPYGYIIKPFKSSELNANIEMAYYKHKSAKKQQEIIKEKILADFYDFIVRSMPTSSSQNELEMRNLLSRVFSERLEEDMKPGFIREMQEKGVDQSSDGGEIFEAYFEWLTRLFTSFGIRVGFVDKSPRWYFEFDNCPWINEAKKNPVFCLNCHSMIKRSFEWTNLEGSVKRKATIASGAPNCIFAFKF from the coding sequence TTGGTCAGTGCAAGAGTTCTGGTGGTGGAAGATGAAAGTATTGTGGCTCTGGGTATTAAACATAAATTGGAAAATATGGGCCATAACGTGGTGAAGATGGTTGCTTCAGGTGAAGATGCTATAAATGCTGCTAAAGAACACCGGCCTGACATAATTTTAATGGATATCGTTCTAAAGGGGGACATGGATGGTATAGAAGCGGCACAATTAATCCATGACGAACTGGATATTCCTATTATTTATTTAACGGCTTATGCTGATGAAGAAATGTTGATGAGGGCTAGAGTAACTGAACCTTATGGGTATATAATCAAACCTTTCAAATCCAGTGAATTAAATGCCAATATTGAAATGGCTTATTATAAACATAAATCTGCTAAAAAACAACAGGAAATAATTAAAGAAAAGATTTTAGCTGATTTTTACGATTTCATTGTTAGATCAATGCCCACTTCCAGCTCACAAAATGAACTTGAAATGAGAAATTTACTCTCTCGTGTATTTTCTGAGAGACTAGAAGAAGATATGAAACCTGGTTTTATTCGTGAAATGCAAGAAAAAGGTGTAGACCAAAGTTCAGATGGTGGGGAAATATTTGAAGCTTATTTTGAATGGTTGACTAGACTATTCACCAGCTTTGGAATCAGAGTAGGCTTTGTTGATAAAAGCCCTCGATGGTATTTTGAGTTCGATAACTGCCCCTGGATAAATGAGGCAAAAAAGAATCCTGTTTTTTGTTTAAACTGTCATTCTATGATTAAAAGAAGTTTTGAATGGACTAATTTAGAAGGCAGTGTAAAAAGAAAAGCAACTATTGCTAGTGGAGCACCTAATTGTATTTTTGCTTTTAAATTTTAA
- a CDS encoding response regulator, with protein MNNKIKVLILEDVPLDAELAERELKKEGMDFVSHIVEKENDFVRELQEFKPDIILADHSLPTFDGPAALKITNEITPHTPFLFVSGKIGEDYAVEMLKKGATDYVLKNNLTKLPHAVIRALKEAEQKHEHLLAEKALKESERKYRTLFEKSKNPIFVCYRDGNLIDFNNAALNFMESEKEQLVNRKINYWVNDNDFENLFLDKTEDMEIIFNINGKEKVLILSSTLIDTDSANTYFLLGKDITMQKIAEKALKKQEEEYRAIFENTGTLFLIFDENMVISLVNSEFEKFSGYHKNEIESKMSWLNFVSPDDLERMEGYQRLQRINPNALPKNYVVSLINRKGTTKTFFATSDIIPATNKGLISFMDITDRKIAEDKIKKSLKEKELLLREIHHRVKNNLQIISTLLTLQSAQVDDEQISEFYNESQNRIQAIALIHEKLYHSQDISKINLTDYIQSMISDLFDSYGMDIHKLEAKLEVDDVLMGIETAIPCGLIINELVSNSLKYAFPDGKGSILISLHKLNDDEYSLMICDNGVGLPENLDLNQTNTLGLQIVNNLVNQIDGVMEISKPSKFKIKFKEIRYKERI; from the coding sequence ATGAACAATAAAATTAAAGTTCTAATTTTGGAAGATGTTCCTCTTGATGCGGAATTAGCTGAAAGAGAACTCAAGAAAGAGGGAATGGATTTTGTATCCCATATTGTTGAGAAAGAGAATGATTTTGTCCGTGAACTGCAAGAATTTAAACCAGATATAATACTGGCAGATCATTCACTACCTACTTTTGATGGTCCTGCTGCACTTAAAATTACTAATGAGATAACACCTCACACACCTTTTTTATTTGTCAGTGGTAAAATAGGGGAAGATTACGCTGTTGAAATGCTTAAAAAAGGTGCTACCGACTATGTGCTTAAAAATAATCTTACTAAACTTCCACATGCTGTGATAAGGGCTTTGAAAGAAGCCGAACAAAAACATGAGCATTTGCTTGCAGAAAAAGCTTTAAAAGAAAGTGAGAGAAAATACCGTACTCTGTTTGAAAAATCTAAAAATCCTATTTTTGTTTGCTATCGCGATGGAAACTTAATTGACTTTAATAATGCTGCATTAAATTTCATGGAAAGTGAAAAAGAACAACTTGTTAATAGAAAAATTAATTATTGGGTTAATGATAATGATTTTGAAAATTTGTTTCTTGATAAAACAGAGGATATGGAAATAATATTCAATATAAATGGAAAGGAAAAAGTCCTAATCCTTTCCAGTACTTTAATTGACACTGATTCTGCAAATACTTATTTTTTATTAGGTAAAGATATAACTATGCAAAAAATTGCTGAAAAAGCCCTTAAAAAGCAAGAAGAAGAATACAGGGCCATATTTGAAAATACAGGAACATTATTTTTAATTTTTGATGAAAATATGGTTATATCTCTGGTAAATAGTGAATTTGAAAAGTTTTCAGGCTACCACAAAAATGAAATTGAATCAAAAATGTCGTGGTTAAATTTTGTGTCGCCTGATGATCTGGAAAGAATGGAAGGATATCAGAGATTGCAGAGAATAAATCCCAATGCACTGCCTAAAAATTATGTGGTAAGCCTTATTAATAGAAAAGGGACTACCAAAACTTTCTTTGCCACTTCTGATATTATACCTGCCACTAATAAAGGATTAATTTCTTTCATGGATATCACAGACCGTAAAATTGCTGAGGATAAAATTAAAAAATCCCTTAAAGAAAAGGAACTTTTACTTAGGGAAATACATCACCGAGTAAAAAATAACCTCCAAATTATATCTACTCTATTAACTTTACAATCGGCTCAAGTTGATGATGAGCAAATATCTGAATTTTATAATGAAAGTCAAAATAGAATCCAGGCCATAGCATTAATCCATGAGAAATTATATCATTCACAGGATATATCTAAGATAAATCTTACAGATTATATCCAGAGCATGATAAGTGATCTCTTTGACTCTTATGGGATGGATATTCATAAGTTAGAAGCAAAACTTGAGGTAGATGATGTTTTAATGGGTATTGAAACTGCTATCCCCTGTGGACTCATAATAAATGAACTTGTTTCGAATTCACTTAAATATGCATTTCCTGATGGAAAGGGGAGTATATTAATATCGCTGCATAAATTAAATGATGATGAGTATAGTTTAATGATTTGTGATAATGGGGTGGGATTACCTGAAAATTTAGATTTAAATCAAACTAATACTCTGGGATTGCAAATTGTAAATAACCTGGTAAACCAGATTGATGGAGTTATGGAGATTTCAAAACCTTCTAAATTCAAGATTAAATTTAAAGAGATAAGATATAAGGAGAGGATTTGA
- a CDS encoding response regulator produces the protein MGMEEIEILLVEDNPTDAELTMRALKRRNLANQVVWVKDGAEALDFIFATGDFSHRNPEDLPKLILLDLRMPKVDGLEVLQRIKAEENTRKIPVVVLTSSKEDRDIVESYKLGVNSYVSKPVEFDEFIDAVSTLGFYWMLINNPP, from the coding sequence ATGGGAATGGAAGAAATAGAAATTTTACTGGTTGAAGACAATCCTACTGATGCAGAACTAACCATGAGGGCTTTAAAACGGAGAAATTTAGCTAATCAAGTTGTTTGGGTTAAGGATGGTGCGGAAGCATTGGATTTCATTTTCGCCACAGGTGATTTTTCTCATAGGAACCCTGAGGATCTTCCAAAATTAATACTCCTTGATTTGAGAATGCCTAAAGTTGATGGTCTTGAAGTTCTCCAAAGAATAAAGGCTGAAGAAAATACTAGAAAAATACCAGTAGTTGTTCTAACATCATCTAAAGAAGATAGGGATATAGTAGAAAGTTATAAATTAGGTGTTAATAGTTACGTTAGCAAACCTGTAGAGTTTGATGAATTTATTGATGCTGTATCTACGCTGGGCTTTTATTGGATGTTAATAAATAATCCACCTTAA
- a CDS encoding sensor histidine kinase, with the protein MGRKKLLILFPVAVAIALLVLQPLSNSLGFNISEDSFRLILLMLIVVMVALLSERIERVRSLRKLNEELKKQTEKLEDANDELEAFAYSVSHDLRVPLRAIDGFSRIMVEDYEDTLDEEGIRLLNIIRDNTRKMGQLIDDILLLSRAGRQEMNINQLDMNSLVENIYGEFSTQTEGRNINFMVEDLPPVFGDRSLMYQVFSNLIGNALKFTSHKDPAEITVGCIEEKNEYVFYVQDNGAGFDMKYINKLFGLFQRLHSPEEFEGTGVGLSIVQRIIKRHNGKVWGEGAVDEGAIIYFSMPKNGK; encoded by the coding sequence TTGGGGCGTAAAAAATTGTTAATATTGTTCCCAGTGGCTGTGGCTATAGCTTTATTAGTTTTACAACCCTTATCTAATTCTTTGGGATTCAATATATCTGAAGACTCATTTAGATTAATTCTTTTGATGCTTATTGTGGTTATGGTTGCCTTACTTTCTGAGCGTATAGAACGTGTTCGTTCCCTCCGAAAATTAAATGAAGAACTTAAAAAGCAGACAGAAAAATTAGAAGATGCCAATGATGAACTGGAAGCGTTTGCTTATTCTGTATCCCACGATTTAAGGGTTCCTTTAAGGGCTATTGATGGGTTTTCCAGGATAATGGTTGAAGATTATGAAGATACATTAGATGAGGAAGGTATACGGCTTTTAAATATTATTAGGGATAATACGAGAAAAATGGGTCAACTTATTGATGATATACTATTGTTATCCCGCGCCGGCCGACAGGAAATGAATATTAATCAATTAGATATGAATAGTTTAGTAGAAAATATATATGGTGAGTTCAGTACCCAAACTGAAGGTCGAAATATAAATTTTATGGTGGAGGATCTCCCACCAGTTTTTGGTGATAGATCTTTAATGTATCAGGTATTCAGTAATTTAATTGGTAATGCTCTAAAATTCACAAGCCATAAAGACCCTGCAGAGATAACTGTTGGGTGTATTGAAGAAAAAAATGAATATGTTTTTTATGTCCAGGATAATGGTGCTGGATTTGATATGAAATATATTAATAAATTATTTGGTCTTTTCCAGCGATTACACAGCCCAGAAGAATTTGAAGGTACAGGAGTGGGGCTCTCTATTGTTCAGAGGATAATAAAAAGACACAATGGAAAGGTATGGGGTGAAGGTGCAGTGGATGAAGGTGCTATTATTTACTTCTCCATGCCTAAAAACGGTAAATAG